The Lewinella sp. 4G2 nucleotide sequence ACGCCTGGACAAGTGCACGGGCGAATAGTATTCTTAGATTGCGGCTACGATTTTATACCAACCCGACGGTGAAGGTCAGGCTGGGGGTCATTTGGCCCTGAGTTTGTTTGCAACTTCAGCGACGGAATTTTTTCACACGCTTTACTATTCGATCATGTACAACTTTTTACCCAAGCTCCCCACCGGGGGGCCGGGGCGGATTTTGCCCCTACTTCTCCTTTTACTGGGTTGCGTTACGACCGCGCAAGCCCAGCAGTTAGCGAACCGGGATTACGCGGATCTGCTGACGAAATCCATCAAATTCTTCGAAGCGCAGGCCTGTGGGCCGGACGCCGGGAGCCACAGTAGCAACTTCTCCTGGCGGGGGGATTGCCACGAGAATGACGGCTCCGTAGTCGGGAAGGACTACAGTGGTGGGTGGCACGACGCGGGCGACCACGTCAAGTTCAACTACCCGATGGCTTCCGTCGTGTACACCCTGGCTTCCCTCTACGTGGACCACCGCGCCGAGGTCAACAACACTGGAAACCGCGCACTGCTGCTAAAGCAATTGCGGTACGTGGGTGACTACCTCATTAAGTGCCACGATAGCCCGAACTCTTTCGTCATTCAGGTAGCGCAGGGGGTCGAGGACCACCGCTACTGGGAACGGCCGGAAGTGAACAGTTACCGGCGCGACGTTTACCGAATCAATACCAATAAGCCGGGGACGGACCTCGCCTGCTCCATCGCCGCGAGTATGGCCGTGCTGGCAAGTGCCTTCGACGGGGTGGACAATAACTACCGCGACGAGTTGATCCAGCACGCTCGCGACCTTTACGCTTTCGGCGATAACTACCGAGGTTGGTACAGTGATCACATCCCCGCCGCAGAACGCGCCTTTTATCAATCCAATAAGGGCAAGGGCTACGCGCCGTCGCTAGCCATCGGTGCCATCTCTCTCTACCGCGCTACGGGTGAGCAGCAGTACCTCACCAAAGCGGAAAACGCCGCCTCCAGCATCACCTGGATCGGTGGCTGGGCACCCGGTTGGGGTAACGACGACTTCGAGGCCATCTACCAACTCGCCAAAGTGACGGGCAAGGCCCAGTACAAGAACGTCCTGAAGCGCTACTGCGTCGCCCTGGCGGACGGTAGTGAAGGACAGCGCTCCCCCGGCGGAATGTACTACCCCGACGGCCGCGGTTACGCTGGTTTTTCCCTGCCCCTCTCGCTGGGTACGGCCTTCATGTGCTACCGTTACGCGGAGCTCGTGGGCCCGAACGACCCCGACTACAACCGGACGCGGAACTACGCCTTCGGCCAGGTCAACTACGCTCTGGGAAGTAACCCGAACGGGAAATCTTACGTCCTTGGGTTTGGAAACAACCACGCGCGGCGAGCGCACCACCGATCTGCTCACGGCCCCAACGGCGGTCAGATCGACGGTGACCCGACGAACGACACCCACCTCCTGCTCGGTGCCCTACTGATGGGCCCGCGTGGTGCCGACGACTACTTCAATAATACCCGGAGCGAGCACGAATTCACCGAGCCCGCACTGGGCAACAACGCTACGTTGGCTCTCGTCGCCGCACAGATGGTACAGGAGACCGGCTCCACACCTCCCCCACCCGTTTACGAGAACAAGCTGAGCAACCTTTCCGCCCCCAACAGTTTCAACCCCGGTGGCAACTACCGGGCGACGATCAACTACGAATCCGACGGTAACCACGACGTCGTCGCCGTACTCCAGTATGATGGTGACCCTAACTGGGCCTGGATCGCGCCGGAAGTCCGCAAGCAGGTCTCGGCGGGTACAGGTTCCCTCACTTTTGACCTAAAGCCGCGGGCCAATACACCCATCCGTAACGATGCTTACCAGGTCAACATCTTCATCGCCGCTCGCGGGGGTAACTACAGTACCCGCAAGGCAACCCAGCGGAAGAACAACCTCGACTGCGTTTCGGCGGCGCCCCCGGCAACGACCAACACCTGGGTGTACCGCGACAACTTCACGAGTGGTTGGGCCAACTGGTCCTGGGGCGGCAACGTCACTGTCCGGGATAGCGGCATCAAGAAGCGAGGCACCCACGCCTTTAAGTACTACACCAACGGAGGTGGGGCGGCTTCCATGCGCCACAACAATGGCAAGGATGCGACCAACCTAAACTCCGTGAAGTTCTGGGCGCGGAGTTGGGATACCAACTTCACGGGCAAGTTCCAGGCCCGGTGGAACGATTCCAGTGGCGGTGGCCGGACGAACTTCAACGTGACGCCGGCTTGGAAGGCCTACTCCATCCCCAAATCAAGCCTGGGCACCGACTGGATCAAGCGCATGGTCTGGCAAGTACCGGCGGGCAATACTCTGTGGTTGGATGACGTCCGGCTGGTATACAATACCTCCAGCAACCGGGGCACGGTGGAGCAGTCCGTCAGCGCGGGTGCCGAAGGGTTTGCTACGGAGGATGTGGGGCTATCCCTTTACCCTAACCCAAATTCCGGCGTCTTCAACGTCACGGTCACCACCCCAGCGGACCGTGCGGGCGTTGACCTCCAGGTCATTGATCTAACGGGGCGCACGGTAGAAACAAGCCGGATCGACCTCTTCGCCGGCACCAACCAACTGCGGGTGGATTTGCGGGAACGCAACCTGCCGCAGGGCATCTATCTCTTTCGGGTAATCGCCGCGGATGGCACTCTGAACCTAGTTCGGAAAGTAAGTATCCGGTAACGCCGTTCGGGGTTATTACACGCTTTTTGGGGCCGCCTCTGCAGTTTGTGGGGGCGGCCTTTTTTGGCTGGCGTTGGAGGCGCGACCTCCGGTCGGGCTTTTTGGTATGATAAGTTTCGCAGGAGTTCAAGAGGTTGGAGAAACGGAGAGGCCTGCGGCGCTACCATCGTTGGCGGCGCGACGCTCAAAACTAACGGCCCCGAAGGGCCCGCTTGGGCAGCGGTGGCATACCGTCAGGTGGCCGACTCTATTATTGGAGGCGCGACCTCCGGTCGGGCTGTTTCGCAGGAGTTCAAGAGCATGGAGAAACGGAGAGGCCTGCGGCGCTACTGTCGTTGGAGGCGCGACCTCAGACTACCGGCCCCGAAGGGCCCGCTTGGGTAGCGGTGGCACGCCGTTAGGTGGCCCACTCTACAATCGTCAGGTGGCCCACTCTACTTGAAGGGTTTTACACTAGCGTGCAGATAAATTCTAATTCCTTTTCGGGCGCTGCCGCAGGTGCGGGGGAATTGGGGAACGAGCGAAGTAAATGGGCTTCCAAAATCACCCATCAATACTGCCAGGGCAAATCACTCCCCGAACACGGCGCGTAAGCAAGTTGTTACAAAACCATTTAAGCCAGTCAACAGCAAACGCGATTGGGTTGACGACTTGGGTTTAATTCTAATTGTTTCGCACTACCTAACACCCGGTAATTATTCGAATAGAGCCATTTAATAGATTTCATTTATCGCACTTATTACAATTAAAATGCCCACCTTCCTCAAACACCTCATCTTATCGCTCACCTTACTTTCCAGTACCGTATTGGTAGCGCAAGATACCCTTCCAGCATCCGCTTACCTATCCAATCATATCCTGCTCGAGGGGCTGGAAGGCAATGCGATTGATTCCATTTACGTCGATTCGGTACCGACGATGGTGGGCTCCGTTGCTTGGCACTCCGTGTACCTAAGCAGCTACTCCGTTTCCAGCCAGCGCACTAGTGGCCCTTTCCTGAAAGGCCGCTACCGGCAGGAAGGCCAAAAAGTGTATTACCAGATTCATTCGGGGGACGATCAATTTACCCCCAAGGCGTTGATCTATGATTACAGTTTGTCCGCTGGAGATACCTTCAGTGGCTTAAATATTGCTCACTTCCCGGGGGATGAGTTGGTGGTCTACGAAATAGATAGCACGGATAGAATATCCTGTTACGGTCTTGATTCCGTGAAACGAATGTTCATCCACATTACCGAAACATCCGCAAGTGGCGAACCGCGCATAGAATACGAAAGTGTTTGGGTCGAAGGCTTTGGTGATATCAATCACCCCTTCGTTCCTTTCGCGTGCAATACTGAAAATGGCCTTTGCGAATTCTACTACGCCAACAACATCCACCGGTCTGGCGGGGACTCCCTCAATCTTTACCCATTGAGGTGGTGCGACGCTTTGCCGATCCTTACGTCGACCTCCAGCCCAGGTCGGCAAATTCAGGCGTTAACCGTTTTTCCCAACCCAAACGCCCGAGGTATTTTCAATTTTAATGTCGAGGGCGCGCTACCAATCAACAGGTTGGAACTATATAACTCTTCCGGGCAATTGGTAAGTGCCACTGATGGTCAGCCGGGGATGCGTCGTTTTGATCTCTCTTCTCTCGGTTTAAGGGATGGAGTTTACTTTCTGCGGGCTTACTCGGCGGAGGGTGCGGTTTGGGGATCGCGGGTGGTACTGCGGTAATTACGCTTTGGCGGTGGTGCCTCCGGCGGTTGCCAGGGAGTAAGCGGAGGAGGTGGAGAAACTGAGGATATGCCCGGGGGGATCGATAAATTCCGGTCGTGTCTTGGCAGGCTATTGGAGGCGCGACCTCTGGTCGGGCTTTTTCGCAGGAGTTGAAGAGGTTGGAGAGAAGGAGAGGCCTGCGACGCTACCGTCGTTGGAGGCGCGACGCTCAAGACTACCGGCCCCGGAGGGCCCGCTTGGGTAGCGGTGGCACACCGTCTGGTGGCCCACTCTACTATTGGAGGCGCGACCTCTGGTCGGGCTTTTTCGCAGGAGTTCAAGAGGTTGGAGAGAAGGAGAGGCCTGCGGCGCTACCGTCGTTGGAAGCGCGACGCTCAAGACTACCGGCCCCGAAGGGCCCGCTTGGGTAGCGGTGGCACACCGGTAGGTGGCCCACTCTACAATGGGCAGGTGGCCTACTACACTCTACAATCTTCATATGATCCACCCATCAGTCGTCAGGCGACCCATTCCGTAAACACTGTTCGACTACCACATTGAAAGTCCCTTCAACCCACCCAACTCCGCACCCGCGGCAGCGCCCTAATTATTCAACTCCGTTACAATCTGATCAGTCAACGCCGGCAGATTAAGGCCGGCCGTTTTCGCCGTCGCCGCTACCGCAATGATCCACTGGGTCTGGTTGTCGGTGTAGACGCGGAGGTAGGTGCGCGTACCGGTGCCATCGCCGCCGTGCTCGACGAAATTGTTGGCTGCGTTGGTGTCCCACCCGATGCCATAGGTGGAGGAAGAAGTGGCGTCCAGCCGCGTCCAGAGGTAATCGCGGGTATCCTGGCTGACGATCGTGCCGGTTTGCACCAGGCGGGCAAATTTGGCCAGATCAACCATATTAGATTCCAGCCCACCGCCGAGGACCTTCCAGCTATTGTCGGAGTAATTGATCTCGTTGCCGCCGGGGCTGTAGGGGCGGACGCGCTCGTAATCCGGCCGCAGACTGCGGAAGCGGTACATAGCCCGGAGGCTGGGGAGGCGGTACCGATCGGCGATCTCTTCCTCGACCAGTTGGGCTACGGGGCGGTCGGTGACTTCTTCCAACACCGCCCCCAGGTGGGTGTAAGCGTGGGTGGAGTAGCCATAATTCGTGCCCACCGTACAACCCGCGCGGATGCCCTGGTTATTGATCTTCTCCGAAGCCTCCAACGCGGTAGCGTGGTAACCGGTGGGCGAATTGAAGCCCATATTGTAGTGGCGTACGCAGCCGAGGTGAGCGGTGAGTTGCTCGATAGTATGCGTGTGGCCGGTGCCGGGTAATTCGATGTAATCCCGGGTTTGTTTAGTGAGATCGAGATTTACGCGGGTGCCGTCCTTCAGCCTCCCCTCGTCGGCTAACTTGGCGGCGAGGGTGGACCCGACGACCTTCGATACACTGGCAATGTTATAAACGCTTTCGCCGTGAGCGGTCTGCTTTTCGTCCTCATCCGCCCAACCGAAGCCGCGCTGGTACTGGAGTTTGCTGCCTTCCATGATGACGAGCGAGATGCCTTTGAGTTGATTTTGGCTACGGTAATTCTCGACGATGGTATTGACGTCCGAGGCGTGCTCCCATCGCAACCGTTGTTCGTTTTCTACCCAGACGCCGGCGTAGCGCGTACCGTTGCTGGTGGGGTAACGCTCGAAATCGATGAGGCGGTACCCTTCGTCGCGGTACTGCCGCCAGTAGTTGGCGAACTGCACTTCGGTGCGCCCGGACCGTACGGCGGAAGCCTGTTTCTTATCGTCTTTAAGCCAGATGGCGGCGTACTTCTGCTGGCCGTTGAGCTGGTAGGATTCAAAATCTATTACCCGGAAGCCGGCGGCGGCTTTTTCGTCGATGGCCGTCTGGTACTCCGTTCGGCTCATGTTACGAAGTTGGGCCCAGGGCCAGTTCTCCCGGTTCTCTACCCAGATGCCGGAATAGCGGCCACCGTTGTCGGTGTCAACAACCTCCACGTCGATGAGGCGGTAGCCGGCGGCGCGGCGCTCCTGGAAGGTATTGCCGTACTCGGTGCTGGTCATGTTGCGGTTACTTTTCCAATCGAGGCCTTCCTTGTTCTCAATCCAGATGCCGGCGTACCGCCACTTACCGCCCTTCTTGTAGACTTCGACGTCGATGGGCCGGTAGCCTTTGTCCTTCTGCTTGTTCCATTCGGCGTGGTACTGGTCGCTCGTCATGTCGCGGTACTGGGCCCAGCCGCGGCCGTCGGTGTTTTTGACCCACACCATGGCGTAGCGGATGCGCCCGAACCCGACGGAATAAGCGTCCACATCAATGATACGGTAGCCCTGGTCGGAGTAGATCTTGAAGAGTTCCCCGTAGCGCTCACTGGTTAGGTCGCGGTTACTCTTCCAGTCCAAGCCCGGCGCTTGCTTCTGGCGTTCGGCGAGCGCGGCCAGCCCTTCGGCGAGGGGTTTACAGCCGGAGAAGGACAACAAGGAAACTAAAACGGTAAGGACGAATAACAAAGGGCGCATGGGGAAGGTCGTTTTGCCCTTGATGAATGGAGGAGGTGAAGTGTTACGGATTGTTGAGTTGCGAGTATCGAGTTGCAAGACTCACCACTCGCTACTTGCAACTCGCCACTCGCAACTGGCAACTGGCAACTCGCATGATTAACCAACATTAACCCCACCTAACCTCCCGGCCACCTAAAATTGGTAACTTTGCCGTGCTAAAAAATGCAGCCTCCGCAACCGGCGGGTCGGCTACCATCTATGCCTTTATGGGAAAACTGAACCGTTTACACAAGATCACGGGCTGGCTCGTCTTCGCCGTCGCCGCCATCGTCTACATCCTCAGTGCCGAAAGGACGGGGTCGCTCTGGGACGTGGGGGAGTTCATCCTCGGCGCCCACAAGCTCCAGGTCGTGCACCCACCGGGGGCACCGTTGTTCCTCATCATTGGCCGCATGTTCGCCGCCGTGGGGGACGTGCTCGGCGGGGAGAACCAGGCCATGGTGGCCTACGCCGTGAACCTCGTTTCCGGTATCTGTACGGCCTTCGCCGCGGCTTTCGTGGCCTGGATGACAATGCACCTCAGCCGCTACACCATCCTGGGGCGGGAGGAAGAAGTGAAGCTGGAACTCGGTAGCGGACAGAACATCGCCGTCGCCGCCAGTGGCCTCGTGGCCGGCCTGGCAACGGCCTTCAGCACTTCCATTTGGTTCTCCGCCGTGGAGGGCGAGGTGTACGCCATGTCGCTGTTCTTTACCTGTCTGACCGCCTGGGCCGTCGTGAAGTGGTACTGCCGCCCGGATTCACCGGAGACGGACCGCTGGCTACTGTTTGCCCTATTTTCTGCGGGACTTTCGATCGGGGTTCACCTCCTCTCGATCCTGACGATCCCGGCCATGGCCATCTTTTACTACTACAAGAAGACGAAGACTCCGAACTTCCTGGGCCTCGTGGGGCACCTCATCGCCGGGGTGGCCGTCATCATCTTTATCCAGGCTTTCGTGATTGTGGGCATCCCCACCATCTGGCAGTTCTTTGAGATCCCGATGGTCAACAGCATCGGGCTGCCGGTGCACTCGGGGATCATCCCCACCATGGCACTACTCGGTGCCGTGCTCTACTTCGGTCTGAAATTCGCCCACAAAAAGCAGCGGGCAGGCCTCCAGCAATTGCTGGTCGGATTCGCGCTGATGATCACGGCCTTCAGTACGGTCGGCGTCGTCGTCCTCCGCGCCGAGGCCAAGACGCCGGTTAACATGAACAACCCGGACAACGTCACCAGCCTCCTGCCCTACCTCAACCGGGAGCAGTACGGGGAACGGAGCCTGATCTTCGGCCAGACCTTTACCGCCCGCGTCAACAAGACTGACGTGACCCAGCGCTACGGGCTCGTGGACGGCGAATATGTCGAAGGCGTCAACCAGAAGATCACGCCCGACTACGACAAGAAGATGCTCTTCAGCCGGATGTGGGATTCCAGCCAGGGCCGCGTCCGCCTCTATAAACAGTGGATGGGCCTCAACCCCGACGAAGCCCTGCCCCGCGGCCGCCCCACCATGGGCGACAACATCAAATTCTTCGTCCGCTACCAGATCGGCTGGATGTACTGGCGCTACTTCATGTGGAACTTCTCCGGCCGCCAGAACGGCACCCAAGGCTACACGGACTGGGACGAGAGCGACGGCAACTGGATCACCGGCATCAAATTCCTCGACGAGATGCGCCTCGGCAACCTCGATGAACTCCCGGAATACGCCAAGGAAGACCCGGCGCGGAACACCTACTTCGCCCTCCCCTTCCTCTTCGGTTTGATCGGTCTTTTCTGGCACGCCCGGAAGAGTAAGAAGGAATTCATCGCCCTGCTCGGCCTTTTCGTCATTACCGGCATCGGCATTATTGTGTATACCAACCAGCCGCCGAATGAGCCGCGGGAGCGGGATTACGTACTCGTCGGTTCCTTCTTTACTTTCTGTATCTGGATGGGCAT carries:
- a CDS encoding DUF2723 domain-containing protein, coding for MGKLNRLHKITGWLVFAVAAIVYILSAERTGSLWDVGEFILGAHKLQVVHPPGAPLFLIIGRMFAAVGDVLGGENQAMVAYAVNLVSGICTAFAAAFVAWMTMHLSRYTILGREEEVKLELGSGQNIAVAASGLVAGLATAFSTSIWFSAVEGEVYAMSLFFTCLTAWAVVKWYCRPDSPETDRWLLFALFSAGLSIGVHLLSILTIPAMAIFYYYKKTKTPNFLGLVGHLIAGVAVIIFIQAFVIVGIPTIWQFFEIPMVNSIGLPVHSGIIPTMALLGAVLYFGLKFAHKKQRAGLQQLLVGFALMITAFSTVGVVVLRAEAKTPVNMNNPDNVTSLLPYLNREQYGERSLIFGQTFTARVNKTDVTQRYGLVDGEYVEGVNQKITPDYDKKMLFSRMWDSSQGRVRLYKQWMGLNPDEALPRGRPTMGDNIKFFVRYQIGWMYWRYFMWNFSGRQNGTQGYTDWDESDGNWITGIKFLDEMRLGNLDELPEYAKEDPARNTYFALPFLFGLIGLFWHARKSKKEFIALLGLFVITGIGIIVYTNQPPNEPRERDYVLVGSFFTFCIWMGMAVPALYEMAREKFNAKGFGVAGGIAAIVLVAPLLMGFQNWDDHSRANHTGARDYAANFLNSVDENAIIFTYGDNDTYPLWYAQEVEGIRTDVRVVNLSLIAVDWYIDLLRYKMNDSDPIKLGLTRDMIRGSKRNQVPYYNTRNQERDCSRDAPISLDRFMQQIATNNPLPLQNGGSLVAQYNSCNVGIRIDPNKLTQAPWLTPNGEAPQQRLPIRISNTRLLKDEIAILDIINSNLYERPIYWAVTCQQSKLMGLERFLELEGLGLKLTATANKNENRKYGIIGSGGINEEKTADLVLNKWLYGNFDTEDTHINTSYAPAVQSMQLVTLRTMDALVEAGQQEKAFEVGEKYFASFPDMNFPFFYQTLQMIQPYMLAQEAGRIQPVIEQLARNAADRMDYYTSLDEDIVASSYSRDYQLTESIISTLLRQSRQQNNPELQASVEQILGNYLFIAPETQQQAQPTE
- a CDS encoding glycoside hydrolase family 9 protein codes for the protein MYNFLPKLPTGGPGRILPLLLLLLGCVTTAQAQQLANRDYADLLTKSIKFFEAQACGPDAGSHSSNFSWRGDCHENDGSVVGKDYSGGWHDAGDHVKFNYPMASVVYTLASLYVDHRAEVNNTGNRALLLKQLRYVGDYLIKCHDSPNSFVIQVAQGVEDHRYWERPEVNSYRRDVYRINTNKPGTDLACSIAASMAVLASAFDGVDNNYRDELIQHARDLYAFGDNYRGWYSDHIPAAERAFYQSNKGKGYAPSLAIGAISLYRATGEQQYLTKAENAASSITWIGGWAPGWGNDDFEAIYQLAKVTGKAQYKNVLKRYCVALADGSEGQRSPGGMYYPDGRGYAGFSLPLSLGTAFMCYRYAELVGPNDPDYNRTRNYAFGQVNYALGSNPNGKSYVLGFGNNHARRAHHRSAHGPNGGQIDGDPTNDTHLLLGALLMGPRGADDYFNNTRSEHEFTEPALGNNATLALVAAQMVQETGSTPPPPVYENKLSNLSAPNSFNPGGNYRATINYESDGNHDVVAVLQYDGDPNWAWIAPEVRKQVSAGTGSLTFDLKPRANTPIRNDAYQVNIFIAARGGNYSTRKATQRKNNLDCVSAAPPATTNTWVYRDNFTSGWANWSWGGNVTVRDSGIKKRGTHAFKYYTNGGGAASMRHNNGKDATNLNSVKFWARSWDTNFTGKFQARWNDSSGGGRTNFNVTPAWKAYSIPKSSLGTDWIKRMVWQVPAGNTLWLDDVRLVYNTSSNRGTVEQSVSAGAEGFATEDVGLSLYPNPNSGVFNVTVTTPADRAGVDLQVIDLTGRTVETSRIDLFAGTNQLRVDLRERNLPQGIYLFRVIAADGTLNLVRKVSIR
- a CDS encoding serine hydrolase, translating into MRPLLFVLTVLVSLLSFSGCKPLAEGLAALAERQKQAPGLDWKSNRDLTSERYGELFKIYSDQGYRIIDVDAYSVGFGRIRYAMVWVKNTDGRGWAQYRDMTSDQYHAEWNKQKDKGYRPIDVEVYKKGGKWRYAGIWIENKEGLDWKSNRNMTSTEYGNTFQERRAAGYRLIDVEVVDTDNGGRYSGIWVENRENWPWAQLRNMSRTEYQTAIDEKAAAGFRVIDFESYQLNGQQKYAAIWLKDDKKQASAVRSGRTEVQFANYWRQYRDEGYRLIDFERYPTSNGTRYAGVWVENEQRLRWEHASDVNTIVENYRSQNQLKGISLVIMEGSKLQYQRGFGWADEDEKQTAHGESVYNIASVSKVVGSTLAAKLADEGRLKDGTRVNLDLTKQTRDYIELPGTGHTHTIEQLTAHLGCVRHYNMGFNSPTGYHATALEASEKINNQGIRAGCTVGTNYGYSTHAYTHLGAVLEEVTDRPVAQLVEEEIADRYRLPSLRAMYRFRSLRPDYERVRPYSPGGNEINYSDNSWKVLGGGLESNMVDLAKFARLVQTGTIVSQDTRDYLWTRLDATSSSTYGIGWDTNAANNFVEHGGDGTGTRTYLRVYTDNQTQWIIAVAATAKTAGLNLPALTDQIVTELNN
- a CDS encoding T9SS type A sorting domain-containing protein → MPTFLKHLILSLTLLSSTVLVAQDTLPASAYLSNHILLEGLEGNAIDSIYVDSVPTMVGSVAWHSVYLSSYSVSSQRTSGPFLKGRYRQEGQKVYYQIHSGDDQFTPKALIYDYSLSAGDTFSGLNIAHFPGDELVVYEIDSTDRISCYGLDSVKRMFIHITETSASGEPRIEYESVWVEGFGDINHPFVPFACNTENGLCEFYYANNIHRSGGDSLNLYPLRWCDALPILTSTSSPGRQIQALTVFPNPNARGIFNFNVEGALPINRLELYNSSGQLVSATDGQPGMRRFDLSSLGLRDGVYFLRAYSAEGAVWGSRVVLR